The following are encoded in a window of Fretibacter rubidus genomic DNA:
- a CDS encoding ligase-associated DNA damage response exonuclease, protein MNASVENWMQVKPQGLYCAPADCFIDPHDAVDRAVITHGHADHARAGHGAVFATPETIDIMRTRYQEASVAGGVPLPYGTRQDLGKGVTLWLAPAGHILGSAQAVLEYDSKRVVISGDFKRHPDPTCPPFEVVPCDVFVTEATFALPVFKHPPLEDEIAKLMRSLTTLPDRTHMVGVYALGKCQRVMLALRAAGYEYPFYIHGALKKLTELYESYGFDFGDWIPVSEISVKDRDMLRGKIVLCPPSALADRWSRRMPDPLLTMASGWMQIRARARQRRAEMALIVSDHADWDDLIETAVATGAPDVWITHGRVEALEYALRARGINAKALNLIGRDEEAD, encoded by the coding sequence ATGAACGCCTCGGTTGAGAATTGGATGCAAGTAAAACCGCAGGGCCTGTATTGCGCCCCAGCGGATTGCTTCATTGACCCGCATGACGCAGTTGACCGCGCGGTTATCACCCATGGTCACGCAGATCATGCGCGCGCAGGCCACGGAGCCGTTTTCGCAACGCCAGAGACGATTGATATCATGCGAACCCGTTATCAAGAGGCTTCCGTTGCGGGTGGCGTGCCGCTACCTTACGGGACACGGCAAGATTTGGGCAAGGGTGTGACACTGTGGCTGGCTCCCGCAGGTCATATTCTGGGCTCTGCGCAGGCTGTGTTAGAATATGACAGCAAGCGGGTTGTTATCTCTGGTGATTTTAAACGTCATCCTGACCCGACATGCCCGCCGTTTGAAGTCGTACCGTGTGATGTCTTTGTGACAGAGGCCACCTTTGCCCTACCCGTTTTTAAACATCCCCCATTAGAAGACGAAATTGCCAAATTAATGCGGTCATTAACGACCCTGCCAGACCGCACTCATATGGTCGGGGTTTACGCGCTGGGAAAGTGCCAACGTGTTATGCTGGCCTTACGCGCTGCGGGATATGAATATCCGTTCTACATTCATGGGGCCTTAAAAAAACTGACCGAGCTTTATGAAAGTTATGGTTTTGACTTTGGTGACTGGATACCCGTATCGGAAATATCTGTGAAAGACCGGGATATGCTGCGGGGTAAAATTGTGCTTTGCCCACCGTCAGCTCTCGCAGACCGTTGGTCGCGGCGTATGCCCGACCCTCTGCTGACTATGGCATCGGGTTGGATGCAAATCCGCGCAAGGGCACGACAAAGACGCGCGGAAATGGCGCTGATTGTCTCTGATCACGCGGATTGGGATGACCTTATTGAAACGGCTGTTGCCACGGGTGCGCCCGATGTTTGGATTACTCACGGCCGGGTGGAGGCCCTTGAATATGCCCTGCGTGCGCGCGGTATTAATGCCAAAGCGCTTAACCTTATCGGGCGAGACGAGGAGGCGGATTAA
- a CDS encoding HupE/UreJ family protein produces the protein MAHEIRPGYLEVNEHVVTASDTTTFSYDLVWKAPIRMGVPLAVSPEFPTDCVLSSNVERKNSGNAVISRYGVSCDTTIRGSVISFNGLDATLTDVLVRFQPHAGKQQTLRATASTPFVTLAVKPSRWDVAQTYFILGVEHIWFGFDHLLFVLGLVLLITGARRIIETITAFTLAHSVTLIATTLGWVSLPIAPVEAVIALSIVFLATEIIAKHPNEDRFAERYPWIVAAAFGLLHGFGFASALSNIGMPEQDVPTALLTFNLGVEFGQLAFVAVLLIALFVIQKMKIRRFTEIAASYYIGALAMFWLIQRVI, from the coding sequence ATGGCGCATGAAATACGTCCCGGCTATTTAGAAGTGAACGAACACGTCGTCACCGCCTCTGATACGACTACATTCTCCTATGATCTTGTCTGGAAAGCCCCTATCCGTATGGGCGTGCCACTGGCGGTATCACCAGAATTTCCGACTGATTGCGTTCTGTCCTCAAATGTTGAGCGTAAAAATAGCGGTAACGCCGTGATTAGCCGTTATGGCGTATCCTGCGACACGACGATTAGAGGCAGCGTGATTTCGTTCAACGGATTGGACGCCACACTCACAGACGTTCTGGTGCGGTTTCAGCCCCATGCTGGCAAACAGCAAACTTTGCGCGCGACAGCCAGCACACCCTTTGTCACGCTTGCGGTCAAACCATCCCGCTGGGATGTTGCTCAAACCTATTTTATTTTGGGCGTTGAGCATATCTGGTTTGGCTTTGATCATCTTTTATTTGTTCTAGGCTTGGTTTTATTAATCACAGGCGCACGGCGCATTATCGAGACCATCACCGCCTTCACCCTCGCCCATTCTGTGACTCTAATCGCAACGACCTTGGGCTGGGTCAGTTTACCTATTGCGCCTGTAGAGGCTGTAATTGCCCTCTCTATAGTTTTTTTAGCGACAGAAATAATTGCTAAACACCCAAATGAAGACCGCTTTGCAGAACGCTACCCTTGGATTGTTGCTGCTGCATTTGGCCTTTTACACGGATTTGGCTTTGCCAGTGCGCTGTCAAATATAGGTATGCCAGAGCAAGATGTACCAACCGCGCTTCTGACATTTAATCTTGGTGTTGAATTTGGTCAGCTAGCCTTTGTTGCTGTTTTATTAATCGCTTTATTCGTCATTCAAAAAATGAAGATACGCCGCTTTACAGAAATTGCAGCGAGCTATTACATCGGAGCCCTAGCTATGTTCTGGCTCATTCAACGCGTCATTTAA
- a CDS encoding TonB-dependent receptor, which yields MSNSTQPARQNRALWLRLSLLVGTGLTMMATSTAVMAQDNPEDEIIVTGIRASLENALIEKRNADSLIEVIRAEDIGKLPDQNLAEVLENITGIQITRTAGVGTGVQIRGSNSNRVEINGISSVGSGAGRNGISFEDVNPAIISSVEVIKAPEAKTIEGSVGGTVNLKTIQPLDLKKPLMNIRVQGEDSSLSVEGIKPRISGALGNRWDTGGGEIGVVITGSYTEQEAVSFRPRVDRDNLTVNPAVGPTAYQGVQFLVQEQENDDYETLNLASTVEWAPNEELTLTASAIINNQERSRDQYRLQASGISGLRTRPENAPTEFETLDYTAIGGPVLEGALVGIIEPGPTDHDGNLRFSSETAARVTDSQIFSLGGEWTRGNWDVSAELATSSADSSTPTFNTTVNFINPNCINVDSRNDNCTPFRYDLRNDQIQWGINFDSPTAPSLADLTNPDNVMLDQVDVGRNTTDNAESAARLDVAYDFTDSKFGDYLTSVEAGIRFNKSTHEFIDIDDRIGGFSQAEDAPRGSAFSDILVVGPDNFGDADGRDLFISDFLLVDPDLSFSDPDAVLASLEAALAAHRLANPNADGDLTLNLSEDLNAYRDISEKTTALYGQANFASGIFRGNLGLRYISTDIDSTGYAPSINGAARQLETTSGSYEFFLPRFNLVATPSDEVVLRLGYGKDVRRPDFSSLASGFTLDNQENSAVSLGNPGLEPEEVTSFDVSADWYFAPSAVFSIGYFTKDRTNIFGQNFEGAALVADVNDVNGLNGTSDLVRESGPNCSSGFFNPTVQPNVLGDPNSTGLCVDFTQPGNDPSVTTQSGVEMALQYDLSSFEDRLGWASGFGAAGNLTLQKFSGGTVVDTTSGRGLTVLGPLSVPRGLLDFSKTAYNITGYYEKYGLQARARYTWRSSFRTNDFGGGANTSGSSTLSFPVHTLARGQLNASINYDVTDNFNIGVEATNLTKSGIIQKCATKEGPTCFVGLPDRRIIFGGSYTF from the coding sequence ATGTCGAACTCAACACAACCCGCACGTCAGAATCGTGCATTATGGCTCCGGCTATCATTGCTCGTTGGTACGGGTCTTACAATGATGGCAACATCAACAGCTGTCATGGCGCAAGATAACCCAGAGGACGAGATTATCGTTACGGGTATTCGCGCCTCTCTTGAAAATGCGCTGATTGAAAAACGCAATGCCGATAGCTTGATTGAAGTTATCCGCGCCGAAGACATTGGTAAGCTTCCTGATCAAAACCTTGCCGAAGTTCTAGAAAATATCACAGGTATCCAAATCACGCGTACAGCCGGTGTTGGTACGGGCGTACAGATTCGGGGTTCAAACTCTAACCGCGTTGAAATTAATGGTATTTCCTCAGTCGGTTCTGGCGCCGGTCGTAACGGCATAAGCTTTGAAGATGTAAACCCTGCAATCATTTCCTCTGTGGAAGTTATTAAGGCCCCCGAAGCCAAGACCATTGAAGGGTCTGTCGGCGGAACAGTTAATCTTAAAACAATCCAACCGCTAGATCTTAAAAAGCCGTTGATGAACATCCGTGTTCAAGGTGAAGACAGTAGCCTTAGCGTCGAAGGCATTAAGCCCCGTATTTCTGGCGCACTTGGTAACCGCTGGGACACTGGCGGCGGTGAAATTGGTGTTGTTATCACGGGTAGCTACACTGAACAGGAAGCTGTTTCTTTCCGTCCGCGCGTTGACCGTGATAACCTGACTGTCAATCCAGCGGTCGGCCCTACAGCCTATCAAGGTGTTCAGTTCCTTGTTCAGGAACAAGAGAACGATGACTACGAAACTCTAAACTTGGCGTCGACTGTTGAGTGGGCACCGAATGAAGAGCTTACGCTTACGGCGTCTGCGATTATCAATAATCAAGAGCGCAGCCGTGACCAGTACCGTCTACAGGCGTCTGGTATTTCGGGCCTAAGAACCCGTCCTGAAAACGCGCCAACAGAATTTGAAACGCTGGATTACACCGCGATTGGTGGTCCTGTCCTAGAAGGTGCGCTGGTTGGTATTATCGAACCTGGTCCAACAGATCACGATGGTAACCTGCGCTTTTCGAGCGAAACTGCGGCGCGTGTCACTGACAGTCAAATCTTCTCATTAGGCGGCGAATGGACCCGTGGTAACTGGGACGTGTCAGCCGAACTGGCTACATCATCTGCTGACTCGTCGACGCCGACATTCAACACGACAGTCAACTTTATCAACCCGAACTGTATCAATGTCGACAGCCGGAATGATAACTGCACACCATTCCGTTATGATTTGCGCAATGATCAAATTCAGTGGGGTATCAACTTTGATTCGCCAACTGCGCCGTCACTTGCCGATCTAACGAACCCAGACAATGTGATGCTGGATCAGGTCGATGTGGGTCGTAATACAACAGACAACGCCGAAAGCGCAGCGCGTCTTGACGTTGCCTATGACTTTACAGACAGCAAATTTGGTGACTATTTGACATCTGTCGAAGCGGGTATTCGTTTCAACAAATCAACACATGAATTTATTGATATCGATGACCGTATTGGCGGGTTTAGCCAGGCAGAAGATGCGCCTCGCGGCTCAGCGTTCTCTGATATCCTTGTTGTTGGTCCCGATAACTTTGGTGATGCGGACGGACGCGACTTGTTTATCAGTGACTTCCTGCTTGTTGACCCGGATCTCTCATTCTCTGATCCAGACGCAGTTTTGGCTTCACTGGAAGCCGCGCTGGCCGCGCACCGTCTTGCGAACCCAAATGCCGATGGTGATTTGACGCTCAACTTGTCAGAAGATTTGAACGCTTATCGTGATATTAGTGAAAAAACGACGGCGCTTTACGGCCAAGCCAACTTTGCCAGCGGTATCTTCCGCGGTAACTTGGGTCTTCGTTATATCTCTACTGATATCGATTCAACGGGCTATGCGCCATCCATTAACGGTGCTGCACGTCAGTTGGAAACAACAAGCGGTAGCTATGAGTTTTTCTTACCGCGTTTCAACTTGGTTGCAACGCCGTCTGACGAAGTCGTTCTGCGCCTTGGCTATGGTAAAGACGTACGCCGTCCTGACTTTAGTTCACTGGCGTCTGGCTTTACCTTGGACAACCAAGAAAACTCAGCTGTTAGCCTTGGTAACCCAGGTTTAGAGCCAGAAGAAGTGACGTCGTTTGATGTCTCTGCTGATTGGTATTTCGCCCCGTCAGCTGTCTTTAGTATTGGTTACTTCACAAAAGACCGCACAAACATCTTTGGTCAGAACTTCGAAGGCGCCGCCCTTGTTGCTGACGTCAATGATGTGAACGGTCTGAACGGCACAAGTGACTTGGTTCGCGAGTCTGGCCCGAACTGTTCTTCTGGTTTCTTCAACCCGACAGTTCAGCCAAATGTGCTTGGTGATCCAAACTCAACTGGTCTCTGTGTAGATTTCACGCAGCCGGGTAATGATCCGTCTGTCACAACACAGTCTGGCGTTGAAATGGCGCTTCAATATGACCTGTCGTCTTTTGAAGACCGTCTCGGTTGGGCATCAGGCTTTGGTGCGGCTGGTAACTTGACGCTTCAGAAGTTCTCTGGTGGTACTGTGGTTGATACAACATCGGGTCGCGGCTTAACCGTTCTTGGACCGCTCAGCGTTCCACGCGGCCTCCTGGATTTCTCTAAAACAGCCTATAATATTACAGGTTACTATGAGAAATATGGTCTACAGGCTCGCGCACGCTACACATGGCGTTCAAGCTTCCGTACAAATGACTTTGGCGGTGGTGCTAACACATCGGGTAGTTCAACACTCAGCTTCCCTGTGCACACATTAGCGCGCGGACAGCTTAACGCTTCTATCAACTATGACGTTACTGATAACTTCAATATCGGCGTAGAAGCGACGAACCTGACTAAATCAGGCATCATCCAAAAATGTGCTACGAAAGAAGGCCCAACATGTTTCGTTGGATTGCCTGATCGCCGCATCATCTTTGGTGGTAGCTACACTTTCTAG
- a CDS encoding peptidyl-prolyl cis-trans isomerase encodes MREQAPSDDSYSIVVTVPQVERMVGLWTKTWGRPPSDQELQGLVRDHIKEEIYYREARRLGLEQNDVVIRRRLRQKMEFLSADIIDDVIPDEATLRAYYNANQRKYSQSAVFDIDHIYYKANQKSRAKTDLVTLSLSGRSDSMGDSIALPPTLDDADERQIARVFGSQFWTEIQNLPEGIWRGPVESGFGLHLVKINKTDDGGPRPFDSVKDAVARDWQSAEKLKAQNKSFETLMSNYNIDIEMPSE; translated from the coding sequence ATGCGCGAACAGGCACCGTCGGATGATAGCTATTCGATTGTCGTGACCGTTCCGCAAGTCGAACGCATGGTCGGGCTTTGGACAAAGACGTGGGGCCGTCCCCCGTCCGATCAAGAGTTGCAAGGCCTTGTGCGCGATCACATCAAAGAAGAAATTTATTACCGCGAAGCGCGCCGTTTGGGACTAGAACAAAATGACGTGGTGATACGTCGTCGTCTGCGTCAAAAAATGGAGTTTCTCTCCGCCGATATAATTGATGATGTCATCCCTGACGAGGCCACACTGCGGGCCTATTATAACGCTAATCAGCGAAAATACTCGCAAAGTGCGGTCTTTGACATTGATCATATATATTACAAAGCCAACCAAAAAAGCCGCGCCAAAACAGACCTTGTTACGCTTAGCCTATCTGGCCGTTCCGACAGCATGGGAGACAGCATTGCTTTACCCCCGACCTTAGACGATGCCGATGAAAGACAAATCGCGCGCGTATTTGGATCGCAGTTCTGGACAGAAATCCAAAACTTGCCCGAAGGGATATGGCGAGGCCCGGTAGAGTCAGGTTTTGGCCTTCATCTTGTTAAAATAAATAAGACAGATGACGGTGGCCCACGCCCGTTTGATAGCGTGAAAGACGCCGTCGCCCGCGATTGGCAATCCGCTGAAAAGCTAAAAGCACAAAACAAAAGTTTTGAGACGCTGATGTCCAATTACAACATTGATATTGAAATGCCGTCTGAATAA
- a CDS encoding cisplatin damage response ATP-dependent DNA ligase, protein MERFSQLLDDLYFTNSTKAKEAILATYLLETPDPDRGWALAAIAGTLRFDLFKRNLTKTMMAERMAPFLFDISRDYVGELSETVALAWRPNDDAKRLNRLPSLSDVITEFRARDKDGIKDYLAELLDNMTPPQRWALLKLGTRGLRIGMSARSVKRTLANMNDVDVQVIETLWHGIEAPYQTLFAWIDGAGDIPDISDVLTYSPVMLAHPIEDKDFARISPTTHQAEWKYDGIRVQIASNENGAKLFSRKGDDISRSFPDLLEAVNFHGVLDGELLIHVDGTIGRFNDLQQRLNKKAPTKALMNKLPAHMMAYDILQHGAENLQVLPLAQRRAKLEALIASQNENRFSLSDVLDFQTPDDLSKLRDDATQTGGLIEGIMIKDKTSSYVAGRPKHAWYKWKREPFLLDAVLMYAQRGHGKRSSFYSDYTFGLWHDDGRLLPIGKAYFGFTDEEMKDIDKWIRVHKLQRFGPVQEVKKELVFEVAFDSAHESPRHKSGYALRFPRIHRIRWDKPAGDADKLAALAALVGT, encoded by the coding sequence ATGGAGCGCTTCTCGCAATTACTCGATGATTTATATTTTACAAATTCTACCAAAGCCAAAGAGGCAATACTCGCGACATATCTTTTGGAAACGCCAGACCCAGACCGCGGCTGGGCTTTGGCGGCCATTGCGGGCACGCTCCGTTTTGATCTGTTCAAACGTAATCTGACCAAGACGATGATGGCAGAGCGAATGGCTCCGTTTTTATTCGACATATCCCGCGATTATGTGGGCGAATTATCAGAAACGGTTGCGCTGGCTTGGCGCCCAAATGATGATGCCAAACGCCTTAACCGTCTACCAAGTTTGTCCGACGTTATCACAGAATTCCGCGCGCGCGACAAAGACGGGATTAAGGATTATCTCGCAGAGCTTCTGGATAATATGACGCCGCCGCAACGTTGGGCTTTGCTAAAGCTTGGAACGCGTGGGCTGCGTATTGGTATGTCTGCACGTTCGGTAAAGCGCACTCTTGCCAATATGAACGATGTCGATGTTCAAGTCATAGAGACGCTTTGGCACGGCATAGAGGCGCCTTACCAGACACTATTTGCGTGGATAGACGGGGCAGGGGATATCCCCGATATTTCCGATGTTTTGACCTATTCCCCCGTTATGCTGGCGCATCCTATCGAAGACAAAGACTTCGCTCGCATTAGTCCGACGACGCATCAGGCAGAATGGAAATATGATGGTATCCGCGTGCAAATCGCGTCTAATGAAAACGGGGCCAAACTGTTTTCGCGGAAAGGCGATGATATATCCCGAAGCTTCCCTGACTTGCTAGAGGCCGTTAATTTTCACGGCGTCTTGGACGGGGAATTGCTGATCCATGTGGACGGCACAATCGGACGGTTTAATGATTTGCAACAGCGGCTGAATAAGAAGGCCCCAACCAAAGCGCTGATGAACAAATTACCGGCGCATATGATGGCCTATGATATATTGCAGCATGGTGCTGAAAACCTACAAGTTCTGCCGCTTGCTCAACGTCGGGCAAAATTAGAAGCTCTCATTGCGTCTCAAAACGAAAACCGATTTTCCTTATCCGACGTGCTAGACTTTCAGACCCCTGATGACCTCTCAAAATTACGAGACGATGCGACGCAAACGGGCGGCCTTATAGAAGGCATTATGATAAAAGATAAGACGTCCAGCTATGTTGCTGGGCGGCCAAAACATGCATGGTATAAATGGAAACGAGAGCCATTTTTGCTCGACGCCGTTCTGATGTATGCGCAGCGCGGACACGGTAAACGGTCATCCTTTTACTCGGATTATACCTTTGGCCTGTGGCATGATGATGGGCGTTTACTGCCGATTGGTAAAGCCTATTTCGGGTTTACAGATGAAGAAATGAAAGACATCGATAAATGGATTAGAGTCCATAAATTGCAACGCTTTGGCCCTGTTCAAGAGGTCAAAAAAGAGCTCGTTTTTGAAGTCGCCTTTGATAGCGCCCACGAAAGCCCGCGGCATAAATCCGGTTACGCCCTTCGGTTTCCACGCATCCATCGTATACGGTGGGATAAACCAGCCGGAGATGCGGATAAATTGGCGGCTCTGGCTGCCCTAGTTGGAACATAG
- a CDS encoding ligase-associated DNA damage response DEXH box helicase encodes MRANLHTTNASLMDDVPKAFQDWFTGQGWALRDYQAYMVGAYARREDTLLIAPTGGGKTLAGFLPSLIDLSLKPAVHPAKLHTLYISPLRALTNDIERNLMRPVEDMELPIKIGVRTGDTKQYQRAKQRKTPPDILLTTPESLMLLLSYENAADYFADLQTVIIDELHSFATNKRGDFTSLALARLRTLAPDHIRFGLSATIAKPKDAAAWLGASGTPAALHSVESAAKPKIDILEPTVKFPLGGHNPRFAVADIYAQIKQAKSVIVFVNTRAQAELLFQHLWQVNDDNLPIGLYHGSLSRDRRQKTENLIAEGHLRAVVSTSALEMGIDWGDVDMILQIGAPKGVSRLLQRIGRSNHRLDEPSKAVMVPTNPLEAVECAVAIQAIERGDRDGEDYRTGSMDVIVQYIVNRACSGKVKPRELLAEIRSATPYSKLKKADFDALLRFAEDGGYALKTYERFHRLKNSSRGYAIATQAQARRHRMNIGTIVEYAKLKVRRMASPISKRGRVVGEIEERFVMHLNPGDTFIFAGEVLKYHGVREMAIQASPARRARPKVPAFAGGMMPLSSYLADGVRTMVSSPSHWSGLPSQIQNWLKLQSDFSALPKAQGVLVEAFFDRDDHVIVLHSFEGRKVNQALGFLLTKRMEKVGLKPLTFSITDYALTITSLEPVNNIHALLTPDILDDALTEWIINSPMVKRSFRKIATIAGLTEQRLPGAQRSMKQVTFSTDLIYDVLMKYEPDHILLRIAREEAERDLLDIDRLRDWMMDIQGKIEVKILPHASPLSIPSMLQLGREHIQGSADKALLEQASVDRGQALLSDVQHSLNEMVQPRAK; translated from the coding sequence ATGCGCGCCAACTTACATACGACAAACGCATCATTAATGGATGATGTTCCCAAAGCTTTTCAGGATTGGTTTACAGGCCAAGGCTGGGCGCTGCGCGATTATCAAGCCTATATGGTGGGGGCTTACGCGCGGCGCGAAGACACTCTTTTGATTGCGCCGACGGGCGGCGGTAAAACACTGGCGGGGTTTCTACCCAGCTTGATAGATCTGTCGCTGAAGCCAGCGGTGCACCCTGCAAAACTCCATACACTTTATATCTCTCCCCTACGGGCACTAACTAATGACATTGAACGCAATCTAATGCGCCCCGTTGAGGACATGGAGCTGCCGATAAAAATCGGTGTCCGCACGGGGGACACCAAACAATATCAACGCGCAAAACAACGCAAAACGCCGCCCGATATTTTACTGACAACACCTGAGAGCCTCATGCTGCTTTTATCTTATGAAAACGCGGCGGACTATTTCGCAGACTTACAGACCGTGATTATTGATGAGTTGCACAGTTTCGCAACCAACAAACGCGGGGATTTCACAAGTCTTGCGCTCGCGCGACTAAGAACCCTGGCCCCAGATCACATTCGCTTTGGTCTATCAGCGACGATTGCCAAACCCAAGGATGCCGCCGCGTGGTTAGGCGCAAGTGGGACCCCCGCAGCACTCCATAGCGTAGAATCAGCCGCCAAACCCAAAATTGATATTTTAGAACCAACCGTCAAATTTCCGCTGGGCGGTCATAATCCACGCTTTGCTGTGGCCGATATCTACGCACAAATTAAACAGGCGAAAAGCGTTATTGTGTTTGTAAACACACGCGCACAGGCAGAATTGTTGTTTCAACATCTATGGCAGGTCAATGATGATAACCTCCCCATTGGGCTTTATCATGGGTCGCTATCGCGAGACCGCCGCCAGAAAACGGAAAACCTGATTGCGGAGGGGCATTTGCGGGCCGTTGTCTCAACATCCGCGCTAGAGATGGGCATTGATTGGGGTGATGTTGATATGATCCTGCAAATCGGTGCGCCCAAGGGAGTAAGCCGCCTATTACAACGCATTGGGCGGTCTAACCACCGCCTGGACGAGCCGTCAAAAGCGGTCATGGTGCCGACTAATCCGCTAGAGGCCGTCGAATGTGCAGTTGCCATTCAGGCCATTGAGCGCGGTGACCGTGACGGCGAAGATTACCGCACGGGTTCCATGGATGTCATTGTCCAATATATCGTCAACCGGGCCTGTTCAGGCAAAGTCAAACCGCGCGAATTGCTCGCAGAAATCCGCAGTGCAACACCTTATTCAAAGTTGAAAAAAGCGGACTTTGATGCGCTATTGCGCTTTGCGGAAGACGGCGGTTACGCACTTAAGACATATGAGCGGTTCCACCGCCTTAAGAACAGCTCACGCGGATATGCCATTGCAACACAAGCACAAGCGCGTCGTCACCGTATGAATATCGGCACCATCGTTGAATATGCCAAGTTAAAAGTGCGCCGTATGGCAAGCCCCATATCAAAACGGGGTCGCGTTGTCGGCGAGATTGAAGAACGTTTCGTCATGCATCTTAACCCCGGCGATACGTTTATATTTGCTGGCGAAGTGTTAAAATATCACGGCGTCAGAGAGATGGCGATACAGGCCAGCCCCGCACGTCGCGCGCGGCCAAAAGTGCCTGCCTTTGCGGGCGGTATGATGCCGTTATCAAGCTATTTGGCGGACGGGGTAAGAACAATGGTGTCTAGTCCGTCCCATTGGAGCGGATTGCCTAGCCAAATTCAAAACTGGTTGAAATTGCAATCAGATTTTTCTGCGCTGCCCAAGGCACAAGGTGTATTAGTCGAAGCATTTTTTGACCGCGATGATCACGTCATTGTTCTGCACAGTTTTGAAGGCCGTAAAGTTAATCAAGCGCTAGGTTTTCTGCTTACCAAACGCATGGAAAAGGTCGGGCTAAAACCGTTGACCTTTAGTATTACAGATTATGCTCTGACAATTACATCGCTAGAGCCCGTGAACAACATTCATGCCCTTCTGACGCCAGACATTTTAGATGACGCATTGACCGAATGGATTATAAATTCCCCCATGGTGAAGCGGTCATTTCGTAAAATTGCAACAATTGCGGGGCTGACAGAACAACGTCTGCCTGGTGCGCAACGGTCTATGAAGCAGGTCACATTCAGCACAGATTTAATATATGATGTTCTCATGAAATATGAGCCTGATCACATTTTACTGCGTATCGCGAGGGAAGAAGCCGAGCGTGACCTTTTAGATATTGATCGTTTACGGGACTGGATGATGGATATTCAAGGAAAAATAGAGGTGAAAATTCTTCCCCATGCGTCCCCTTTGTCTATTCCCTCAATGTTGCAATTGGGTCGCGAACATATTCAAGGCTCCGCAGACAAAGCTCTATTAGAACAAGCGTCCGTGGATAGAGGTCAGGCGCTACTCTCTGACGTGCAGCACTCACTTAATGAAATGGTGCAACCTCGTGCCAAATAA
- the pdeM gene encoding ligase-associated DNA damage response endonuclease PdeM, whose product MPNKVIHQTQAGEIIFDGRKVAFLPKSKTLLVADLHFEKGSFLQMNGHAPLPAYDTQDTINALAAVISDYEPSHVVALGDSFHDIDAGLRLSEGHSRAINDMIKSLPEFTWILGNHDPDIPQSLLGQQQDHLTIDGFLLTHLPTGGAESVNICGHLHPKAKIKLRRRHLSKPCFACSDDRIIMPSFGTYTGGLWVTHTAITDVLNAPAQYYATDGEDIFQLSENSVQAYPSL is encoded by the coding sequence GTGCCAAATAAGGTCATCCATCAAACACAAGCGGGCGAAATTATTTTCGACGGGCGGAAGGTTGCGTTTCTACCAAAGTCCAAGACACTCCTGGTCGCAGACCTTCATTTTGAAAAAGGCAGTTTTTTGCAAATGAACGGCCACGCACCATTGCCTGCCTATGACACCCAAGACACGATTAACGCCTTAGCCGCGGTGATTTCTGACTATGAACCCAGCCACGTCGTCGCTTTGGGGGATAGTTTCCACGATATTGATGCGGGCCTGCGTTTATCCGAAGGCCATAGCCGGGCCATTAATGATATGATTAAATCTTTGCCAGAGTTCACATGGATACTCGGCAATCACGACCCTGATATTCCGCAAAGCCTGCTTGGGCAGCAACAAGACCATTTAACCATTGACGGGTTTTTATTGACCCATCTGCCGACAGGTGGCGCCGAGAGCGTGAATATTTGCGGGCACTTGCATCCCAAAGCAAAGATAAAGCTACGGCGGCGGCATTTATCGAAGCCCTGTTTTGCCTGTTCTGACGACAGGATAATCATGCCGTCATTTGGCACCTATACAGGTGGTCTGTGGGTGACCCACACCGCCATTACAGATGTGTTGAATGCGCCGGCCCAATATTACGCCACGGACGGCGAGGATATTTTTCAATTAAGCGAAAACTCTGTGCAAGCTTACCCAAGCTTATAA